The Opisthocomus hoazin isolate bOpiHoa1 chromosome 20, bOpiHoa1.hap1, whole genome shotgun sequence genome window below encodes:
- the HSD3B7 gene encoding 3 beta-hydroxysteroid dehydrogenase type 7, which produces MIGSWQQPSLYSSTTKTSSEMDRAWVYLVTGGCGFIGEKIVELLSQQDYIKEVRVFDSVAREEVEKFTTATTRVTVMKGDIRDYNLLLAAMRGVHVVIHTAAVVDYRNTVPFREMRAVNVGGTENVLRACCVLNIPYVVYTSSIAAVGPNTSHEPLLRGNEDTKYSGEVELPYGKTKAMAEKLVFEANGKKLNNSCKLTTCIIRANTVYGEKATFLQELYLLAKASNGVLNYLEPENTERNYTYVGNVAWMHVLAARNLQLKPDLLAGQVYYSYDDTPTRKGFLVRHQLLSSVDPSVRLGSHIPYWKMWLMIQLHRIIKVILYPFWKPQPFLNLPLLNTIVTTFSYETDKASRHFGYKPLFTWEESKRRTAQWLKAAAGNLEPPQLHEKKN; this is translated from the exons ATGATAGGATCTTGGCAGCAACCTTCTCTCTACTCCTCAACCACAAAAACATCTTCAGAAATGGATAGAGCCTGGGTCTACCTGGTGACAGGAGGATGTGGTTTCATTGGGGAGAAGATCGTAGAGCTCCTGTCTCAACAAGACTACATCAAAGAAGTCAGAGTTTTTGATTCAGTAGCAAGAGAAGAAGTAGAAAAATTCACAACAG CTACCACTCGTGTGACAGTGATGAAAGGAGACATTCGAGACTACaatctgctccttgctgccatgCGGGGAGTTCACGTGGTTATTCACACAGCTGCTGTTGTGGACTACAGAAACACTGTGCCCTTCCGGGAAATGAGAGCTGTCAACGTTGGGG GTACGGAAAATGTGTTAAGGGCCTGCTGTGTCCTGAACATCCCGTATGTTGTCTACACAAGCTCCATTGCTGCGGTGGGACCCAATACATCACACGAGCCCTTGCTCAG AGGAAATGAGGACACCAAATACAGTGGGGAAGTGGAGTTGCCTTATGGGAAGACAAAGGCCATGGCAGAAAAACTTGTATTTGAAGCCAATGGAAAAAAG CTAAACAACAGTTGTAAACTCACAACCTGTATCATCCGTGCCAACACAGTGTATGGGGAGAAGGCAACATTTCTTCAAGAGTTGTATTTGCTTGCCAAAGCCAGCAACGGTGTGTTGAACTACCTAGAGCCTGAAAACACAGAGCGTAATTACACATACGTGG GGAACGTTGCATGGATGCATGTTCTTGCAGCAAGGAACTTGCAGCTGAAACCAGACTTACTTGCCGGACAAGTGTATTATTCCTATGATGACACTCCGACAAGAAAAGGTTTTCTGGTAAGGCATCAGCTGTTGTCCTCTGTGGACCCCTCAGTAAGACTAGGCTCACACATCCCTTACTGGAAGATGTGGTTAATGATACAATTGCACAGGATAATCAAGGTCATCTTGTACCCTTTCTGGAAGCCACAGCCTTTCCTAAACTTGCCTTTACTGAACACAATAGTCACCACCTTCTCCTATGAGACAGACAAAGCCTCCAGGCATTTTGGGTACAAACCCCTCTTCACCTGGGAAGAAAGCAAGCGCAGAACTGCACAGTGGTTGAAAGCAGCTGCAGGGAACCTGGAACCCCCCCAGCTTCATGAAAAGAAGAACTAA